The Synechococcales cyanobacterium CNB genome includes a window with the following:
- the pilM gene encoding type IV pilus assembly protein PilM produces the protein MPAANTCWGIEVGAGAVKALKLEVVDDRPRVVDFAYIPHAKVLSTPELDQEDAKRVALGRLVTEFDLSNATIAVSVPGHSAFARFAKLPPVDPKKVPDIVKFEAVQQIPFPLEQVEWDYQTFVSPDSPDVEVGIFAITKERINGELMLLRDMRIVPDLVTLSPVAVYNAMAYDLQFTEKTQGTILLDVGTTSTDLIIADAGRVWIRTFPIGGHEFTKALVEQFKLSYPKAEKLKREAEQSKHARHVFQAMRPVFTDLVQDVQRSVGYYQSLHREADLTRLIGMGSTFKLPGLRKYLKQQLGINVYRIDAFKGLTAEGPRAAEFEALSLNMCTAYGLALQGLGMGTLQANLMPVQVSREAMWERKKRWFLAAAGLSLAATGAMFIRPLMDKNAAAATPAPASINRAVTMSRTLVSEANAAGVTSVGQGAFDAANMLSVFDRREVIPFILDDASRMIEEANRAATGAPAVMLRRLSTQYLYAETPVAAGPGPAPSRFEGGRDVPSSEYSGRRAFQEDEERWSGGEDTSQPQGPGAGRPRVRVTMELTTPRNAQEARILATESIMRWLSQNAKRDGVPYSIETLGEGTLRIVQTALASEPSATTARATPTRGVRGGRDVPAYEEPGYEGRGRGAVQEQVPVRMNLMGEGATPAQSRDSFEAETGLVRLAPIAAPEKRVADGAVESTITITFEAVLQDAKASEEGDR, from the coding sequence ATGCCAGCTGCGAACACCTGCTGGGGGATCGAGGTCGGGGCCGGGGCCGTGAAGGCCCTGAAACTGGAGGTCGTGGACGACCGCCCGCGGGTGGTCGATTTCGCCTACATCCCGCACGCGAAGGTGCTCTCGACGCCGGAACTGGACCAGGAGGACGCGAAGCGCGTCGCGCTGGGTCGGCTGGTGACGGAGTTCGACCTGAGCAACGCGACGATCGCGGTGAGCGTGCCGGGCCACTCGGCGTTCGCGCGGTTCGCGAAGCTGCCGCCGGTGGATCCAAAGAAGGTGCCGGACATCGTGAAGTTCGAGGCGGTGCAGCAGATTCCGTTCCCGCTCGAACAGGTGGAGTGGGACTACCAGACGTTCGTCAGCCCGGATTCTCCGGACGTCGAGGTGGGCATCTTCGCGATCACAAAGGAGCGGATCAACGGCGAGTTGATGCTGCTGCGCGACATGCGGATCGTGCCCGACCTGGTGACGCTGTCGCCCGTGGCGGTCTACAACGCGATGGCGTACGACCTGCAGTTCACCGAAAAGACGCAGGGGACGATCCTGCTGGACGTGGGGACGACCTCGACGGACCTGATCATCGCGGACGCAGGGCGGGTGTGGATCCGCACGTTCCCGATCGGCGGGCACGAGTTCACGAAGGCGCTCGTCGAGCAGTTCAAGCTGAGCTACCCGAAGGCGGAGAAGCTCAAGCGCGAGGCCGAGCAGAGCAAGCACGCCCGCCACGTCTTCCAGGCGATGCGTCCGGTGTTCACGGACCTGGTGCAGGACGTGCAGCGTTCGGTGGGGTACTACCAGTCGCTGCACCGCGAAGCGGACCTGACGCGACTCATCGGGATGGGTTCGACGTTCAAGCTGCCCGGGCTGCGAAAGTACCTGAAGCAGCAGCTGGGCATCAACGTCTACCGCATCGACGCCTTCAAGGGGCTGACGGCGGAGGGGCCTCGCGCGGCCGAGTTCGAGGCGCTCTCGCTGAACATGTGCACGGCCTACGGCCTCGCGCTCCAGGGACTCGGCATGGGCACGCTCCAAGCGAACCTGATGCCGGTGCAGGTCTCGCGCGAGGCGATGTGGGAGCGCAAGAAGCGGTGGTTCCTGGCGGCGGCCGGGCTTTCTCTCGCGGCCACGGGGGCGATGTTCATCCGGCCTCTGATGGACAAGAACGCGGCTGCGGCGACGCCCGCGCCAGCGTCGATCAACCGCGCGGTCACGATGTCGCGCACGCTCGTGAGCGAGGCGAACGCCGCGGGCGTGACGTCGGTCGGGCAGGGCGCGTTCGACGCGGCGAACATGCTCTCGGTGTTCGACCGGCGCGAGGTGATCCCCTTCATCCTGGACGACGCGAGCCGGATGATCGAAGAGGCGAACCGCGCGGCGACGGGAGCGCCGGCGGTCATGCTGCGTCGCCTCAGCACGCAGTACCTCTACGCAGAGACGCCCGTCGCCGCGGGGCCCGGCCCGGCGCCGAGCCGCTTCGAGGGCGGGCGCGACGTGCCCTCGAGCGAGTACAGCGGGCGGCGCGCGTTCCAGGAGGACGAAGAGCGCTGGAGCGGCGGCGAGGACACCTCGCAGCCCCAAGGCCCCGGCGCGGGGCGCCCGCGGGTGCGGGTGACCATGGAACTGACCACGCCGCGCAACGCTCAGGAGGCGCGGATTCTGGCGACCGAGTCGATCATGCGGTGGCTCTCGCAGAACGCGAAGCGTGACGGCGTGCCATACTCGATCGAGACGCTCGGCGAAGGCACGCTGCGGATCGTGCAGACCGCGCTTGCCTCCGAGCCGTCGGCGACGACAGCACGTGCCACCCCGACCCGAGGCGTGCGCGGGGGGCGTGACGTGCCCGCCTACGAGGAGCCCGGATACGAGGGTCGGGGGCGTGGTGCAGTGCAGGAGCAGGTGCCCGTGCGGATGAACCTGATGGGCGAGGGCGCGACGCCGGCGCAGTCGCGCGATTCATTCGAGGCCGAGACGGGGCTGGTCCGTCTGGCGCCGATCGCCGCCCCCGAGAAGCGCGTGGCCGATGGCGCGGTTGAGTCCACGATCACGATCACGTTCGAGGCGGTGTTGCAGGACGCGAAGGCGTCCGAGGAGGGCGACCGGTGA
- the amrB gene encoding AmmeMemoRadiSam system protein B has product MTQQTPPPPPPFKPDAQHHLRPKLRPVRGFPVQAQDQTGKQVILLGLADAKQVSDRPPVVVTPAVQNILPLMNGERSVDDIVSEVGRGLTREMLEPLVAQLDAAGLLFGPEFDAMLAKMRADFDSSTILPPGPTAAMADALVQQALGEGVTDEQKAELGPAKLREALDHWIDESLKNAEKPSFDALPKAIVAPHVDYGRGWMNYGAVWGRLRVVDRPDRVVVLGTNHFGFSTGVAACDKGYRSPLGDCQADEEMIAFMRDRVGDALFAHRYDHEREHSIELQIPWIQHCLGTDASGAYCKVFAVLVHDPAVNNGEPYDGNGVAIGPFIDALREAIATLPGTTLVVSSADLSHAGPAFGDKQTLAGDEDEPRQFRERVLNHDREMLQMIAERRPDDLIAAMAWQGNPTRWCSTGNLVAAMKAVEPDEVEILGYAAAMDQQGMGMVSSAAIVMR; this is encoded by the coding sequence ATGACCCAGCAGACCCCGCCGCCACCGCCGCCGTTCAAGCCCGATGCTCAGCACCACCTGCGGCCGAAGTTGAGGCCGGTGCGAGGCTTCCCCGTCCAGGCCCAGGACCAGACGGGCAAGCAGGTGATCCTGCTCGGGCTGGCGGACGCGAAGCAGGTCTCGGATCGTCCTCCCGTGGTGGTGACGCCGGCGGTGCAGAACATCCTGCCGCTGATGAACGGCGAGCGGTCGGTGGACGACATCGTGAGCGAGGTGGGGCGTGGGCTGACGCGGGAGATGCTTGAGCCGCTCGTGGCGCAGCTGGACGCGGCGGGTCTGCTGTTCGGCCCCGAGTTCGACGCGATGCTGGCGAAGATGCGGGCGGATTTCGACAGCAGCACGATCCTGCCGCCCGGGCCGACAGCGGCAATGGCGGACGCGCTCGTGCAGCAGGCACTCGGCGAGGGCGTGACGGACGAGCAGAAGGCGGAACTCGGCCCGGCGAAACTGCGCGAGGCGCTGGACCACTGGATCGACGAATCGCTGAAGAACGCTGAGAAGCCGAGTTTCGACGCGCTGCCCAAGGCGATCGTGGCGCCGCACGTGGACTACGGGCGAGGCTGGATGAACTACGGGGCGGTCTGGGGGCGGTTGCGCGTGGTCGATCGCCCGGATCGCGTTGTCGTGCTGGGGACGAACCACTTCGGATTCTCGACGGGCGTCGCCGCGTGCGACAAGGGATACCGCTCGCCTCTGGGCGACTGCCAGGCGGACGAGGAGATGATCGCGTTCATGCGCGACCGTGTTGGGGATGCGCTCTTCGCGCACCGGTACGACCACGAGCGCGAGCACTCGATCGAGCTGCAGATCCCGTGGATTCAGCACTGCCTGGGGACGGACGCCTCCGGGGCGTACTGCAAGGTCTTCGCGGTGCTGGTGCATGATCCGGCGGTGAACAACGGCGAGCCGTATGACGGGAACGGCGTGGCGATCGGTCCGTTCATCGACGCGCTGCGCGAGGCGATCGCCACGCTGCCCGGCACGACGCTGGTCGTGAGTTCGGCGGACCTGAGCCACGCCGGCCCCGCGTTCGGCGACAAGCAGACGCTCGCGGGCGACGAGGACGAGCCGCGGCAGTTCCGCGAGCGAGTGCTGAACCACGACCGCGAGATGCTGCAGATGATCGCGGAGCGCAGACCGGACGACCTGATCGCGGCGATGGCGTGGCAGGGCAACCCGACACGCTGGTGCTCGACGGGGAACCTGGTGGCCGCGATGAAGGCGGTCGAGCCGGACGAGGTGGAGATTCTCGGGTACGCCGCCGCGATGGACCAGCAGGGCATGGGCATGGTCTCGAGCGCGGCGATTGTGATGCGCTGA
- a CDS encoding copper-binding protein, whose product MPRARRLPAAIICAGLVLAACSERAPNQPPPTAPDQIYRGVRGVVTDLPDPSRPVSNFTIHHERIDDFVNGAGEVVGMAEMQMPFPLAEGVSIEGLAIGDKLSFTFEVRWDRSRTPPLPSWHLTEWTRLPPETELHFGGSD is encoded by the coding sequence ATGCCACGCGCACGCCGGCTCCCGGCGGCCATCATCTGCGCCGGTCTCGTCCTCGCCGCGTGTTCGGAACGCGCTCCGAATCAGCCTCCTCCCACGGCGCCCGATCAGATCTACCGCGGCGTGCGCGGCGTCGTGACCGACCTCCCGGACCCGTCGCGCCCCGTCAGCAACTTCACCATCCACCACGAACGCATCGACGACTTCGTCAACGGCGCCGGCGAGGTCGTCGGCATGGCCGAGATGCAGATGCCCTTCCCGCTCGCCGAGGGCGTCTCCATCGAAGGCCTCGCCATCGGCGACAAACTCTCCTTCACCTTCGAAGTCCGCTGGGACCGCTCACGCACGCCCCCGCTCCCCTCGTGGCACCTCACCGAGTGGACGAGACTCCCCCCGGAGACCGAACTCCACTTCGGCGGATCCGACTGA
- a CDS encoding uracil-DNA glycosylase, translating to MGATAQTDIARARRLVIQHAETARLLGVGFVPVRAAEAPEQAAETRDEPKTTAPVVDAPAARWATARDGGVRDRAEAQRRLDALRERYERDAPHSRFVTDHTNIVFGEGDPCARLMFIGEAPGAEEDRTGRPFVGKAGQLLNKMIAAMKLRREDVYICNVLKTRPPGNATPTVEEARICAPYLFEQIDIVDPEVIVTLGLPASRLILDREDSMGNMRGRWHEFVRLGKPAIPVMPTYHPAFLLRSYTEENRKKVWSDLRLVMDRLGVPA from the coding sequence ATGGGCGCGACAGCACAGACGGACATCGCGCGGGCGAGACGGCTCGTGATCCAGCACGCCGAGACGGCGAGGCTGCTCGGCGTCGGGTTCGTGCCGGTGCGTGCGGCGGAGGCGCCCGAGCAGGCAGCCGAGACTCGCGACGAGCCGAAGACGACCGCGCCCGTGGTCGATGCTCCGGCGGCGCGGTGGGCGACCGCGCGTGATGGCGGCGTGCGCGATCGTGCCGAGGCGCAGCGCAGGCTCGACGCACTGCGCGAGCGCTACGAGCGAGACGCGCCGCACTCGCGGTTCGTCACCGACCATACGAACATCGTGTTCGGCGAGGGCGACCCGTGCGCGCGCCTGATGTTCATCGGAGAGGCGCCGGGGGCCGAGGAGGACCGCACGGGGCGGCCGTTCGTCGGGAAGGCGGGGCAGTTGCTGAACAAGATGATCGCGGCGATGAAACTGCGGCGTGAGGACGTCTATATCTGCAACGTGCTGAAGACCCGGCCGCCGGGCAACGCGACGCCGACGGTGGAGGAGGCGCGCATCTGTGCCCCTTACCTCTTCGAGCAGATCGACATCGTGGACCCGGAGGTGATCGTGACGCTCGGGCTGCCTGCGTCGCGACTTATCCTCGACCGAGAGGATTCGATGGGGAACATGCGCGGCCGATGGCACGAGTTCGTGCGCCTCGGCAAGCCGGCGATCCCGGTGATGCCGACCTACCACCCGGCGTTCCTGCTGCGGTCCTACACGGAGGAGAACCGCAAGAAGGTCTGGTCGGACCTGCGGCTGGTGATGGACCGGCTCGGAGTCCCGGCCTGA
- a CDS encoding NAD-dependent epimerase/dehydratase family protein has protein sequence MRERLAGQRVCVTGGAGFIGGHLVDCLVSVGASVTVIDDLSNSNLDHLAGLIEVEPNRVRFVQGSILEDLALADAIEGCSLIFHLAAVGSVQRSIEAPERSWAVNATGTLRVLEAARAAGIRRVVFAASSSAYGDTEKLPKVESMPAMPRSPYAASKLAGEHLLSAWSAAFGMDTISLRYFNVFGPRQPADSAYAAVVPAFARRVLSGHRPIIYGDGEQSRDFTFVANAALATLLAGTSERTFTGEVVNVGSGRRVSILALARLIAERCGRADLVPEHRPPRAGDVRHSLADLTRARDLLAYRPFASLEIGLDETIESLRDDHTPAPNHD, from the coding sequence ATCCGTGAGAGGCTAGCCGGCCAGCGGGTCTGTGTGACCGGTGGGGCGGGCTTCATCGGCGGGCATCTCGTGGACTGCCTCGTTTCGGTCGGCGCGTCGGTCACGGTCATCGACGACCTCTCGAACTCGAACCTGGACCACCTCGCCGGGCTGATTGAAGTCGAGCCGAATCGAGTGCGCTTCGTGCAGGGTTCGATCCTCGAGGACCTGGCCCTCGCCGACGCAATCGAAGGATGCTCGCTCATCTTCCACCTCGCCGCCGTCGGCTCCGTGCAACGCTCGATCGAGGCTCCCGAGCGGTCGTGGGCGGTGAACGCAACCGGGACGCTGCGCGTGCTCGAGGCGGCACGAGCCGCCGGAATCCGGCGGGTGGTGTTCGCGGCTTCGAGCAGCGCGTACGGGGACACCGAGAAGCTCCCGAAGGTCGAGTCGATGCCCGCGATGCCGCGCTCGCCGTATGCGGCGTCGAAACTGGCCGGTGAGCACCTGCTCTCGGCGTGGTCGGCGGCGTTCGGGATGGACACGATCAGCCTGCGCTACTTCAACGTCTTCGGGCCGCGCCAGCCGGCTGACTCGGCCTACGCGGCGGTCGTGCCGGCGTTCGCGCGGCGCGTACTCTCCGGGCACAGGCCCATCATCTATGGAGACGGCGAACAATCGCGGGACTTCACCTTCGTGGCCAACGCCGCCCTCGCCACGCTGCTCGCGGGAACATCCGAACGCACGTTCACGGGCGAGGTGGTGAACGTCGGCTCGGGACGCCGGGTGAGCATCCTTGCGCTCGCGAGGCTGATCGCAGAACGCTGCGGCCGCGCGGACCTCGTGCCCGAGCACCGCCCGCCGCGTGCGGGAGATGTCCGCCACTCCCTGGCGGACTTGACGAGAGCGCGCGACCTGCTCGCCTACAGGCCCTTCGCGTCGCTGGAGATCGGGCTGGACGAGACCATCGAGTCGCTCCGCGACGACCATACCCCCGCGCCGAACCACGATTGA